DNA from Elaeis guineensis isolate ETL-2024a chromosome 2, EG11, whole genome shotgun sequence:
TATAAATCAAGCATGGCAGTCAGCTGTTAAACTTGGTTAAATTATCAAGAGACATAGCATTTAAGCCATTCAAAGGCAACAAAGATCTAGACAAGAATTATAAATAATTGGTGAGATGATCACATCgaaactttttaatttttttgagcaaGATTGCGTCCAATCTTTTTCCCTGATTATTCTCTCCTTAGCATGTCAAAAGGATCAACACTGGATCCAATCCATGACTTTGAAAGACAACTCACCTAATTCATGAGTCCTAATGGTGTCCAGCTGGACGGATAATAATTTATTCAGATCAAACAAACAAAGCCAAGAGACCAACCGTGACCTTCCTTTGGAACGCCGGATGTGGGATGATAAAGAATATAACTTCACCAATAGTCGACAAGGTTGCAATTTTATTAATCGTCTCAATCAACATTTTACCAATGGAGCCGCGTGGTTGGTTTTCCTCATTGCTTGTCCGATCATAAAATAATGAGTGGATGTGCATGATAGAGGAAAATAATATATAATCCCCAGACAGGATGCACCAAATTGTACACTATTGTAGGTGGAACAAACACATGACAAACTAATCAGGTGTAGCTAAATAATTACCCAGATGGGAGAGCTCTACTTTTGTTTTATGGGACTCCGGACATGGCTCAagcaaagaatgattgatcttttctgACGATCTCAATTATTGGATCATAttttgcatgaatttcaaagtatTATAATATCTATCATCATTTGCTTGCATACATCTCGAAGTGGATATTATCTGATCCAATAGTTGATAccgcaaaaaaagaaaaattattctttaGCACAGAAGATACAATCTAaatgattttttaattattactTGGGTAGAAATCTTTGTCaacattgattgattttttttactattaCTTTCTACTGCATGGATCTCTGTCAAcgctgattgattttttttaaaaattttgctatTACTTGGATGCAAATATTAGCAGAAAGTTAAGATTTTGAGGCTTTTTGGCAGGAGATTGAGTTGCCCTTTTCAATTTGGTGCATAAAATGGTAATTCAGATTCTCCAAGTTGGCACATGAAGAGTTGAATCATTTGAGCACTAATGTGTCTGTGAGGAAAAaactagagaaaagaaaagacaaaGGAAACAACCATCTTTTGAGCACTAAAGTACCTGCAAGAAAATAATTAAGATGAAATAAAAGGAAAGGACGCACCACAAACGCACCTcaaataatatatgctatgttagTCTTCAAGCCCTTTTGTCCTTTTAAATGAAAGCAAGTCTTGATTTTTTAATGCTAATACTGATTCATCAGAATCACTCTTCTGCTCTCatattagtttattttttttattattttatgttgTATGGATGGTTATGATTAGATTAATGGTAAGACAACAACTTACATCCTGTCTAATTGGGGTAGCAAGAAAATTCCTAGGTTGAGCACCTACTACAACATAAATAAACTTTATCAGATAGGAATCTACATAAGATTATCTTTTTGAGTCTTCCCCTAGTGGCACATTTCTAACACACCACAGGCTAACACTCCATCCATGCCTGTGCGTGGGAGTTATATGAGACGAGGACCTTGATGTTGGACCACCTGGTATTTCCTAGATTTTCCAGGGCAAGAGATTTCAGACCCTCGGTGGAGGCCGACAGCCCAACGACAATGATCGGCCGTCCCATCTTCGCGGAAGAGAAAAATGCTTGGCTTCTCTGTTTGCTTCCCTCACCTCGTCACACCAAATTTGACCAAGTTGTTCACTCCCTTTGAAATGCTACCTTATATCCATTTGTTCACGCCTCTCCATGGCCTCGTCACACCAAATTTGACCAACTTGTACACTCCCTTCGAAATGCATACCTTATATCCTTTTCTTCACATCCCTCCATCCTGGCGCACACTGTGCTGTCCTCCAGTCATTAAACACCAGAGAAAAATGAGAACATATGACAAAAGTATTACTGTATTGGATTCATACCAGCTGCTGTAACATGAATTGATTCTGTTACTAATTTGTTGGTTTCCCGTGGTTCAATTTGACTCTTCTAGGTTCCTGTTAGCTGCAAGGGTCAAGTCCAACTTAAAGTATTAGATTTTGGAATTTGGGATCAAACTAGAAAATAAATCTATTAAAAAACTTAACTACTAGAGCAGCTCATGTACAATTCCACAATTATATATGGTCATGAAAGAGAACTTTATTTCTGTTTCTTCAGCGTAAAGGGAATAGCCAAGAAATAACCAAGTACCTCCCTATAAGTGCAGAAATTCAATTGATCACATTGATGCGAAGgaattccctttttttttttttttctaaaatcttaTTTCTTGAATATGAGATTTATATAGACCAATATTATTCCAGAGCAAGAGAAAGCAATAGTGATATTATTCTCCTCtgtcattattatatttattttaaacaaataGGAATGAATTTAGATATTCTTTTATTGAAAATTCATGTACAAGTATTAGGCTCAGGCCAAGGACCAGAgtacataaatataattatacTCTAATAGGGAAAATAGAAAATAAGACTAATATGAGTCATATCCGGCGCTTTTCCGCTCTCTCAGAAACCACACGGTATTGGGGCCCGCGGCCGAAGAAGTCCATGCGTCAAATACCAAACAGAAACTACTCCCAGAAAAAGTTAACAGAGCCTCCTCATCGTCTCAACCGCACCATTCCTTCCTCTTTCGTCCTTATCCCCCATGTGCGCCCCATGCTTTTAGCCGCGTGGCGTCCTTTATCACGCTACAAATATTCAAGTTAGCCCCTAGTCTCCTCCTCCTCACCAACTTCCCATCTCCGGTCCCTCCAAATTCCGATTTGCAGTGTTGATGATGTAAGAATGCGGCCGTTGATGTGTATATCCTCCGTACGTGGCAGATTCTTCCCCACTGAGAATACACCATCTCCTTTCGGTTAAAAAGGATACTTAAATTTAGATGCAAATTTCACTAATACGATCGTTCACTTTGAAATGCATATCGTATCCATTTTTTTCACCCCTTCCTGGTGCATACTTGTTATCTTCTTTCATGTCGGCCAATTTCATTGGTTTCTACGAGTCATTTAGCATGGAAACACCAGTGGAAATTAGAACATATGACAAAAGTGTTACTGTATTAGTTTTATACCACACTGTAACATGAATTGACATATTTTTGTTCTATCATGGACTTTTGGTTTCCACCAGCACGGTTTTGACTTTTCCACGGTTGAGGTAGCTTCCAGGATCAAGtccaatataaaattattaaatttaaagttTGAGAACAAGctagaaaataaatataataaaaacctCAATTACTTGAGCCGCTCATGTACAATTCCGCCAATTATAACCATCATGAAGAactttatttttgtttcttcaatttAAAGGGAATATCCAAGAAATTAAGTGCCTTCCTGTATGTACATAAATCAAATTAAGATATCGATAAATCAAGAGAGGCCAGCACCATAAGCTTATAAAAACATGAGACAATGAAATTGGTATTGATACGAgggaattctttttttttttaatcttattttttgaaTATAAAATTTGTACAGACCAGTCCTATTCATGAGCAAGAGGAAGCAACAACAATTTTATTCTTCACTTTGTCACTTATATTTTCatttgaaacaaaaaaaaaaagaataaatttagatatgtttttatttaaaaaaaaaaaatcatgtatgaGCATTGAGGTTCAGGCCGAGCATTAGAATAAATAAATGCAATAATGGAAATAGAAAAATAAGACTAATTCCATCGCTGGGTGTTGTGGCATCTGTAATATCCGGCGCCGCCAAGCTTGGCAATCTTGCTTAAACCACGCGGTATTGGACCCGCCAAACATAGACTTCGGAAAAAGTTAAcagagcctcctcctcctcctcctccccccatCTCACCGGCACCTTTCCTTCCCCTTTCGTCCGCAACCCCACGGAAGCCATATGCGCTTAGCCACGTGCCCCCCCATCATTGCACCACATATTataaatgagccaccagttttcTCCTCCTCATCTACCCAGCCCGCTAACATCTCCTCTTCGGTGCTCCGATTCGAAGCAATGATGATGGAAGAATCGTGGCCGTCGATGTGGTCCTCCGTACGCGACTGGCTCTCCCCCACCGTCCTCTTCGTGCTCCTCAATCTCGTCATCGGCACCATCGCCCTCACCTCCAAGACCCTTCGCTCCCACCGCCACCGCGACGACGACGACCACCTCCGTCCCATATCCCGCGGCCCCTCCGCCGTCCTCGAACGCCTCCGCTCCATCGGCCTCTACCGCTTCCGATCCGGCGATTTCACCCTCGACGCCGCCGCCACTCTCTCCCCTCCCTCCCCCAAATCGGAGACGACGGAGGCACCCGATGCTTTCACAGGCGGGAAGCAACAGCAGGACCACTTCAGCCGGTGCCAGTCGGACTCGCAGGAGAAGCcgggggaggagaaggagaagaagctgGCGGGGCGGATGAAAAAGTCGGCGAGCGAGAATTCCGCTTTCGCTCACTTCGAGGAGGCGGAGATCGTGCGGCGGCCGGCGGCCGCGAGGAGCCGCGTCCGAGCAGCGCTtgtggtggaggaggaggaggaggaggtggacgCCAGGGCAGACGCCTTCATTAATCGGTTCAAGCAGCAGCTCCAGCTTCAGCGCCTCGATTCCATCCTCAGGTACAAGGAGATGCTCAATCGTGGAAAATAGAATcatttatttgattttatttttaatttttttctgtgAAATTGATGTAGCTTAAAATATTTTGTGCTTCTGTGTGTTGTAAAAAAGTATCCTTTTACTATATCTTCGAGTTCGtgagagagagaaaagggagagagagttgTATTTGGTATCTTGATGGTTTTATGTTTGGAAATGTAGTGTTGCCGTTGGGAggcaaaattttatatgatgttaAGTGCTCTGAACCTTGCTTGTTCCCGACCCTTCTTCACCTTCAATTCAGAGCCATCGCAACCACTAAATTTTCCATAGCCGACACTGCACATGCTGTGTGGGTGCTGTGGTTTCTGTACAATTACTCATTTCAAGGTCTTGCTTCCTTTGTTTGGTTTGCAATGTGACTGTTGCTTGAGTGGGGATTGCTTCCTTGTTTGCTTGCCAATGTGATTATTTCCTGAGTGGAAGAATATAGCAGTAACATGGTATCTATTTGGTTTCTGGTGGCTTTGGTTCAAATGAGACGCTGTCATGGAATGAATCTATTTGGGCAAGAATTATCACTGAGAAATCTTCCTCTCTCTAAAGGGCCGAGTGATGATTTTATTGTTCAAACATTGCATCTGGATTGTCTTACCAAACCCAAGTCACTACAAGTGAATTCTGAAATAGCGTTGATGAGGAAGCGTTGAACTTGGTGtgctttatttgaaatttaagggCATGTATTTAATACGAGTGGGCCattgtgatgacagcaaaagttaGTTCTGGCGTTGCTGATTGGTGATTTCCCAGAGTACTGCTGCCAATGTTCAATCAATTCCCGGTTCCTCCCTACCCCAATCCGAGTGAGGTGACCTGCATCAACCCTGACCAAGCTAGAGATAGGAGATTGGATTGTTGAAGCAGTCTCAATATACAATAACAAAAATCCAATTCCCCAAACTGTATTTGGTTCGTGGGGACATCAATATTGGAATCATAGAGATGAGATGATGCAACCTCTGATGATCAAAAGATTCTCTGCCTGCAAACTTTGATTAAAACTGAAAAATAACCATGTATTGGAAATGCAAATTGATTGGATTAAAATCTAAATTCCACAACTATTTTGCAGTTTCATTGATCTTCTATCAAGCAAGTTTGTACTTTATTTTGTGACTAGGATACTATTTTGTACGCacttatgtttttatttttttttatgtggacGGTAATGTACATTTTATACAAGTTGTACCTGCATTGTCAGAAAATGAGATGCCAGTGTAATAGGGGATTGGAAGGTACAAGACCTCATCGAATGGTTAGGGGCTCATCTGTCTAAAGATAACATGGATAAATATTTGTTTCAAGGGccctttttttgcttctttttattttattttattttatttttgttagaaAAGGATCCACAGTCCACTTTTGCAGCGATGGATTCCCTGCAAAGGCTTGCTGCTCACATGGACAAAAGGACTGACGTAAGCTGCAAATCAACCACGTGGCCCATTGACTAGTGTGAACGCCAAATGTCCTAGTAGAAGCCCAAGGGAGGCTCATAGGATTTTCCTTCCAGGGAGGGCAATGCGACAGATATGGCCAAGGTAATGCCATTACCAACACCTACCTCATGATGGGGAACCTTATACCTGTTTGTTCCCGACCGGTGCTCGCCTCGAGGTGGTCTGAGGCAACAACCCAAGCCTGCCCCGCCCTACCTAAAGTTAGATCGAGCGGGTTGGGATGGTTGGGGAGGTTCAACTGCAAAATATCCATCTTTTCCAGCAtacaaatcaaataaataaaagaaggtTCAAATCTCAGTACCCAATCTAATATTAGATGAACTAAAAGTCTGAGACATAGATCACGAACCAAATGTTCAACTATAATGCAGGCAACAAACAAAAGTATCGTTCATTAGAAAAATCAAATATACCTTCAGCTAAGAAAAgcaaagaaataataaaaatatattagtacATACAAGGTTAGGTTTACTCGCCTCTATCCCAAGCTCATTATATAGTTTATTTTAAATGCCTATCCTTGCCCCGACTCTAAATGGGTCAGGTAAAACCTATCCTGTTAGGATTGGATACCTAATGAGATCGCGTAAATTGCCATCCCTATTTTCTTCTACTGGTATATACACCATCTAGACCTTTGTGCAGGCTGATGCTTGCAATGCTTGTCTTATAGCAAATAAGGATCTTTTAGAATATTGCTACTATTATGCCGGTCTCGACTATGTTATCTGATGCAAATGGGCTATgccaaatctaaaataatattgtACGGTCATTATTTTTCATTTTAGCAAAAAGATAATGATTTTGAATGATTGATGTTTTACGGAGATTCTAAAATCTGTATGAGACGAAATTTTGTATGTTGCTATGTTATTTACTGTATAATGAATAGTCTGTGATGTTTCTTATGTCACCAATTATAGCCGATAAATAATCCAAACATGAGTGGCAAGTATAGTAATTTAGGCAAAACGGAAGGGTCTTAATTGATTTCCTTTCTCCTTACTCCAGGACTAACAACATGACCGGCATCCACCTCTGATCACACGACCACCATCGTGTTGTTCTTTTGTCCATTCACCTCCACAACCAAGCCTCGACCACCGTACTCCTTCCATTGCTTAATTCCTAGCCAATAGGAAGGCAACATCAGATGTGATCTTGACGACAATCTTCTGGCCAATGGGAAGGCAATAATAGCCAGCAAATGTGTCCAAACTCACCCCTGTGGTAGGGAGAGAGGGAGACGATGATGTGCCAATACTGGGAGTAGTTGAGCTGGTAGAAGGGGCTCATGGGAGAGGATTTTAGATTGATTGGGGCAACAATGCAAGGGTGGTGGGCAACACAGCAACGGTGAGGGCCAGGGTGATGGGCTCGGGCATGGATTCTGCAAAGATTTTTGGACCAAGTCCGACTCGAAGCCCAAACCAAAAGAAAGACCGTGCTTGAGTAGGAATGGGGCTCAGCCAGCCCATTTTCAGTCCTAGAGGAGGGAAAAGGGAGATGGAGTGGACAAGCTGGATCTATCgattaaaaaataagaagaaaagggAATGCATCTGGTTGCCACTTTTATTTCCATTATACTTTTTAATAAGGAATGGCTAGGatccatctcatagattctaTAAGAAATATTTGTAAACACACAATAGCAAAACCATTGAATCAAGTTACTTTGAGGAGGATAAATGTGGAAGAGGAAAAAATGTTTCCATTTGAAAAAAAGAACCATTTAGATCCCCCTCAAAAAAATGAGGATTATCGATTATGCATTCCTGTTAGAAGATGATTTGTGAAATCTCCATGTTTTCTTGCCTGCCTTTTCCTTGGATCCCTTGATTACTACCATCTAGCTTATTCATTAGGTGCTCCTTTTTCACTTTAATGTCAAAGCATTACTTATCAAGTATAATGTATTCCATCATTTGAAGAGGGCCAAAATTTTTTGTAGATAATATATGCATTTGATGAGATGGATTAAtgtgtgtgtgtggggggggggggggggggggtccaAAAATGAGGCATAATGAGTTTCGAAACTTTTTTCATGGCTCGAACTTCTGCTTCTTTGACGCCTCATCCTTCACGCTGGCATATGAAAATTTAGCAAATAACTTAAactgattttcataaaaaattacttGATTAGACATATGATCTACTTatccataaaaaattatttgtataaaACTTGCACGTTAGACTCCATTTTCTAGCACTGCGAATCCTTCATCGTGCCACTTTTCTTCTCATATATTATGTATTttcttcgaaaaaaaaaaaagcaaacaaaGGAGATACTCTTGGATAATATTTTTTGCCATCCAAAAATGCATAagtaaaagacaaaaaaaaaaggataaagatattttttatagatttatcTCTTTCCAATGTCCAAGCTTTTTTGTTTTCTCCAATTATCTTGATCCAATCATGCATTGGATCATATTGGGTTTAGATGTGGTAAGCTTTGGATTAGGTCATCAGTTATTAATCTGAATTGAGCTCGTCATAATTGGGTCCAGATAATCAGGCCTGGACCAACGGTTTAGTTTTCTGCAAATCTGGAAATGAAC
Protein-coding regions in this window:
- the LOC105032745 gene encoding pathogen-associated molecular patterns-induced protein A70; this translates as MRLATCPPIIAPHIINEPPVFSSSSTQPANISSSVLRFEAMMMEESWPSMWSSVRDWLSPTVLFVLLNLVIGTIALTSKTLRSHRHRDDDDHLRPISRGPSAVLERLRSIGLYRFRSGDFTLDAAATLSPPSPKSETTEAPDAFTGGKQQQDHFSRCQSDSQEKPGEEKEKKLAGRMKKSASENSAFAHFEEAEIVRRPAAARSRVRAALVVEEEEEEVDARADAFINRFKQQLQLQRLDSILRYKEMLNRGK